In Burkholderia sp. HI2500, the genomic window GCGGTCGAGCGGATGGACCGACTGATCGACGGCAAGTCGTTCGAGCGGCCGCCCACGCGCTTCACGCCGTGAGCGAAACAATCGGCGCGACTCAGTGCGCGCCGGTCACCGCGGCGATCACCAGCTTGGCGACGTGCCCGATCACGCCGAGGACGCCTGCAGCGAACAGCAGGCCCAGCTGGATCAGGATGGCCCACTTGAGGATTTTGCCCGGCACCGCGGCAAGCCGGTCGTACCAGGTTATTTGACGGACCATCACCACATACTTGTCCATGTCGGTCACCTTGAACAGGTTGAGATCGGATGCGCAACGACGCAGCATCACACAGATATAGATAGTGTAGTACAAAAAGTATCTGTGGCCGGCTGTTTTTGTGTAACGAAAAGTGCTATCGTCCTGCCCATGAAATCCACGAAACCTAGGATTGGTCGACCGCCGATTCCCGAAGAGGATCGCCTGATTGGGCGATCGATTCGTTTGACTCCTGCTCAATGGGCAAAAGTCGATGCGAATGGAATGGCCTGGCTGAGAAAACTGATCGAGCGCGCACGACCTACGAAGCCGGAGTGATGAGATGCTGATTCGCGAGCATGGCGGATCGATCAAGCTGCTACGCGCCGAGCGCCGTGTTGGTACGCGTCGGGCCCGGCAGATCGTGATTGGTGTTTTCCGTGCGCAGGAAGGTGTTCCTGCCGAGCTGCTCGAGCTGCTGGATCGGAACGAGCGGCGTGAATTGTCTGTATGGCTTTCCGCCTGGCGTGACAGTCAGACGATCGCACGTGCTCGAGCGGTCTTTGCTGGTGCACCAGCACGTCTGGATGAACTGGTCACCGCGCTGGATGCGGCTGCAGGATTACTGACACCGGCCGACGCCGATGTGTTGTGGCGCAAGCTTCAGGTGATCGCACGCAGCCTTCGCCGCGGTGGACATCCCCGCCCGAAGCGCGCGCCGTCCCAGCCTACGCCCTTGCCTGGCCAGCTGGATCTGATCGATGCGCTTGCCGATCTGACCGTTCCCGATGCGTCAATACACGATGAGCTGGCCACGTGATCTTCCGGAGCTCGAGCGTGCGTCACGGGATCTGTAGCTGCCCCTATCTGAACTGTGTTCGAAAGGGGCAGTTGGGTGGCCGCAGGCTTTGTGGGACGATGTGACGCGTCATGCGTGTACCGGCGTTTGTACGGATCGATTTCGACGATCATACTGCCTGTGTGATCAATACCGGTTCGAGTAACGGAATGACGGGAAAAAGGAAACCGCAAGAGACGACCCAGCAGGAGCTGCTGCGCACTGCTATGGCGGAGTTAGGTATGACGCGAGCAGAGTTTGCTGCGCGTATCTGCGTGCCCGTACGAACGCTGGACAAATGGCTCCTGGCTGCAGATTCGCTGGACGCGCGCGCCATGTCCGAGATGGGAAAGGCCTATGTTCGCGACATTCTGGAGTGGCATCGGAAAAATTCTTAAATATCCCCATTGGGGATATATAATGAATTCCACGCTTGCAACGTGTTGTGGTGCGTGCGATGTCGTTCGATCGCGACTACAACTTGATGATTCCCTTCACGGAGCAACTCGATATGCGAAAGAAAAGTGTAGTTGTGCTTGCGATGGTGTTGACGATCGGTGTAATTCAACCGGCGCATGCCGACCGATACTCTGGCTCAGTTGCCGCAGGCGTTGTCGCTGGTCTTGTCGGCGGGATCCTGCTCAGTTCCGCTATCGCGGGCTCTTCAATGTATGCAGGCCCGCCACCGATGTATGGGTCACCCGCGCCAGGCTATGCGCCGCCGCCTTATTACTATGCTGGGTCACGCTGTTACTGGACCAATGTGCAGGAGTGGGTCGGTTACGGTTGGTCGTTGATTCCACGTCAGGTCTGCTACTGACTATCGACTAGGCTTAGCCTGGTGGTGCCGCGCCGACTGGCGAACGCTTGAGCCCTACGATGATCTTCAGGATGCAAGCATGGGCAGATAACCTGCAGCGGCGTGGA contains:
- a CDS encoding transcriptional regulator, producing MRVPAFVRIDFDDHTACVINTGSSNGMTGKRKPQETTQQELLRTAMAELGMTRAEFAARICVPVRTLDKWLLAADSLDARAMSEMGKAYVRDILEWHRKNS
- a CDS encoding DUF5957 family protein yields the protein MSFDRDYNLMIPFTEQLDMRKKSVVVLAMVLTIGVIQPAHADRYSGSVAAGVVAGLVGGILLSSAIAGSSMYAGPPPMYGSPAPGYAPPPYYYAGSRCYWTNVQEWVGYGWSLIPRQVCY